The Carassius auratus strain Wakin linkage group LG30F, ASM336829v1, whole genome shotgun sequence genome contains a region encoding:
- the LOC113068015 gene encoding LIM/homeobox protein LMX-1.2-like, translating into MLDGIKIEDQFRTGAEPLGVMLGSDCVHQSVCEGCHRPISDRFLLRVNDSSWHEECLQCSVCQQLLTMSCYSRDHKLYCKHDYQQLFAAKCSGCLEKIAPTEFVMRALESVYHLGCFCCCVCERQLCKGDEFVLKEGQLLCKNDYEREKDLLHSVSPDMSDSDKSEDEDLDVKPEKGAGGQGKGGDDSKDPRRPKRPRTILTTQQRRAFKASFEVSSKPCRKVRETLAAETGLSVRVVQVWFQNQRAKMKKLARRQQQQQDQQNTQRLGQDVISSRMENLMNSYTPLAPPPQHQLVSMETSGYSTDPFQQGLTPPQMPGDHMNPYGNDSIFHDIDSDTSLTSLSDCFLAASEVGSLQTRVGNPIDRLYSMQSSYFAS; encoded by the exons ATGTTGGACGGAATCAAAATTGAAGATCAGTTCAGAACTGGAGCAGAGCCTTTAGGAGTGATGCTGG GTTCAGACTGCGTCcatcagagtgtgtgtgagggatgTCACAGACCGATCTCTGATCGCTTCCTCCTGCGCGTGAACGACAGCTCGTGGCACGAGGAGTGTCTGCAGTGCTCGGTGTGTCAGCAGCTTCTCACCATGAGCTGCTACTCCAGAGATCACAAACTCTACTGCAAACACGACTACCAACA GTTGTTTGCAGCCAAATGCAGCGGCTGTCTGGAGAAGATCGCTCCCACTGAGTTTGTGATGCGCGCACTAGAAAGTGTGTACCATCTAGGCTgcttctgctgctgtgtgtgcgAGCGACAGCTGTGTAAAGGAGACGAGTTCGTCCTGAAGGAGGGACAGCTGCTGTGCAAGAACGActacgagagagagaaagacctaCTGCACTCGGTCAGCCCGGACATGTCTGACTCCG ATAAAAGTGAGGATGAAGATCTGGATGTGAAGCCGGAGAAAGGAGCGGGAGGTCAGGGCAAAGGCGGTGATGACAGCAAAGACCCGCGCAGACCCAAGAGACCTCGCACCATCCTCACCACCCAGCAGCGGCGCGCTTTCAAGGCCTCCTTCGAGGTGTCGTCCAAACCCTGCAGAAAG GTCAGAGAGACGCTGGCAGCTGAGACCGGGCTGAGTGTTAGAGTCGTCCAGGTGTGGTTTCAGAACCAAAGAGCAAAG ATGAAGAAATTAGCACGCCGacaacagcagcaacaagacCAGCAAAACACTCAGAGACTCGGACAAg ATGTGATCTCAAGCCGAATGGAGAATCTGATGAACTCTTACACGCCGCTGGCTCCGCCTCCACAGCATCAGTTAGTCTCCATGGAGACCAGCGGATACAGCACAGACCCGTTCCAGCAGGGCCTGACCCCTCCACAGATGCCCGGAGATCACATGAATCCATACG GAAACGACTCGATTTTCCACGACATTGACAGTGACACGTCTCTGACCAGTCTGAGCGACTGCTTCCTGGCCGCGTCCGAGGTGGGATCGCTCCAGACCCGCGTGGGGAACCCCATCGACCGCCTCTACTCCATGCAGAGCTCCTACTTCGCCTCCTGA